Genomic DNA from Carnobacteriaceae bacterium zg-C25:
AATTGCGTTTCTTGTTCGTAATAACTTGATGCCAAACTCACAGCAATCGCTAAGTCAATTGCCGGCTCTTCTAAACGCACACCACCAGCCACTTTAAAATACGCATCTTGATTTTGTAGCAACATGCCTGTTCGTTTTTCTAAAACCGCCATAATTAACGACACACGATTGTATTCTAAACCACTCGATGTGCGTTTTGCATTGCCAAATGCTGTTGGCGTCAATAAACATTGCACTTCAACCAATAATGGACGCGTGCCTTCCACCGATACAACAACGGCTGAACCATTGGCACCTTTTAATCGCTCTTCCAAGAAAAACTCTGATGGATTGATAATTTCTTTTAAGCCGTCGTGATGCATTTCAAATACACCTATTTCATTTGTTGAACCAAAACGATTTTTAACCGCACGTAATAAACGGAAACTTTGATGTTTTTCGCCTTCAAAATATAGTACCGTATCCACCATATGTTCTAACATACGCGGTCCAGCAATGGTGCCTTCTTTTGTAACGTGACCAACAATAAAAATCGCAATATTATTGGCTTTTGCCAAATGCATTAATGTAGCGGTATTTTCGCGAATTTGTGACACGCTTCCAGCAATACCAGACGTTGCCCCTTCGTGTACCATCGTTTGAATAGAGTCAATAATGACATATTTCGGTTTAACTTGCTCAATGGCTTTAATAATAGATGCCATTTGCGTTTCGGGGTAGATATAAAATTCCCCGTCCGTAATGCCAATACGTTGAGCACGCATTTTAATTTGTGAGGCACTTTCTTCTCCCGAAACGTAAAGTACACGATGATTTAATTTGTGTAACTGTGCCGATACTTGAAGCAACAAGGTTGATTTCCCAATTCCAGGATCGCCACCAATTAAAACGAGTGATCCGGAAACAATACCACCACCAAGTACGCGGTCTAACTCTGAAAGTTCCGTTTGAACGCGACTTTCTTTTGTGAATGCCACATCTTTAATGGGTAATGCTTTTGTTGTGTTGCCTTCAAAATCTACACGTGTGTTTGTCTTTGCGTTATCTTGGAATTTTGAGACTTCTTCCATTTCGCCCCACGCTTGACAATTCGGGCATTTTCCGACATATTTTGCAGATTCGTATCCACACGCCATACATTGAAAAATCAGTTCACTCTTTTTTGCCATGGCTACTCCTATTGCTCAAGCGATTGCGTTCCAGATGATCCAAAACCACCTTCACGCTGTGATGACGTGCTGTCATCGTCCGCTTTTAAAAACGTCAAGAAAATACCTTGACCGATACGATCGCCCTTTTGAATCACTTTATCTCTCAATCCAAAATTACTCATTTGGAAATAAATGTGTCCCTCGTTGTCGGCGTTGTCGTAATAATCCGAATCCACAATACCTACCCCGTTTGACAAAACTAAAAAGTGTTTTAACGGATTGCTTGAACGGTTTGTCAATTGCAAATACTCATCGTCGTTCATGTACGCCTTAATGCCTGTTGGTACCAAAACTGGTTTTAATACTTTATTCACTTCGTTTTCTTGCGCTTGTTGTGGTGTCGTGGTGCTTGGCTGAATAAACTGCTTCAATTCAATAGCCACTGCTTTAAATAATGTTTTCCACACACTTGGAATAACCGTATCTTCTGCCGCTTCAAAGTCATAGCCTGCTGCGTGATGTGTAGCACGCTTTGGTAAGTTAATGCCTTTATCTGCATATTGCGATACAATTTTAAACCCTCTACTCATCTAGAAACCTCCTATACATTCCTTTATTATAGCATATTTTCATAGGCTATTTATGATAATATAGCCGTTTTTTTGCAAAAAGTGGCACAAAAATCATCGATTTTCAATCTCTAATTCATTTTAATGGATTTTACCACCGTTTTTTTCTTTTTTACATTTTCTTAAAAAATTGTATAATGAAGCTAGCGTGTTTGTCGTATACGGCAAATGATTTTATGCTTTAGAGGCGATTATGTTAAAAAGAAAAGCAAATAAATTATCACAAATCGATAATTTATCGAACAATGAAAAATTAATTAACGGCTTTGCTTGGCTATCTGCCGGGCTTTTACTGTCCCGTTTAATTGGTGCCGTTTATATTATTTTCTGGTCCAAATGGATTGGCGAGCATTACGAATTGGCGAACAGTTTATATGCGATTGCCTATAATCCGTATGTTTTATTTATTGATATTGCTACGGCTGGGTTCCCAATGGCGATTACAAAACAAGTGTCTCAACTCAATGCACAAAAAGAATATAAAGCGAGTATGCAACTGTTTAAACATTCCGCAATTGTCATGGTGGCATTTGGATTAATCGCTGCTTCTATCTTTTACTTGTCAGCGGGGTTTATCGCGAACAATTCAGTGCAGCCGACACATAACATGATGGACAATATTCGCGTGTTGCGAACATTGACCCCGACGCTAGTCATTTTGCCACTGATTAGTATTTTGCGCGGGTTCTTTCAAGGTAATCAGCAGATGACAACACCTGCCGTATCACAAATTATCGAACAATTTGTGCGTGTTGGTTATATGCTAGGGATGACCTACTATGTGATGAAAATCAAGGGCGGTTCATTCATCGAGGCGGTGGAACAATCCACTTTTGCGGCGTTTGTAGGGGCAGCTGTTACCTTAATCTTTTTACTCATTGAATTTGCCAAAGCGTATCCATACTTGATGGATCGTATACGCCTAGGCGAAAAAAATATTCATATCAATTTCAAAATGAGTTTGATGACGGTTTTAAAAGATTCCATTCCATTTGTTTTAATGAGTATGGGAGCTTCCGTACTAGCCATTATCGATCAATTTTTATACCGTCCGATTTTACACGATTTTTCTGACTACGACGCTAGAAAAACGGCTATATCGTACTCATGGTTTAGTGCCAACACCATTAAATTGACATCAATCGTTGGTTCATTAACCATGGCGATGACAACGGCAACCATTCCAAATATTGCCACGCTATACCACAAAAAAAGTTTTAAAGAATTGGCACAATCCATCACAAAAAACTTACAATTTTACTTGTTTATTATTTTGCCAACCGCTATTGGTTTAAACATTGTGGGTAATTCGATGTATCGTGTGTTTTATAGTGATGCCAACGGTGCGCACGTCTTAAAATTTGTGTCACTGGCATTAATTACGAGCGGGTTATTTAGTATTTTTGTTAGCATGTTACAAGGTATGGGCAAACACCATGTTGCACTGCGCGCATTTAGTATCTTAATTGCGACCAAATTATTAATGGACATGATTTTCATTGCGCTATTTAAAGAAAT
This window encodes:
- the radA gene encoding DNA repair protein RadA; amino-acid sequence: MAKKSELIFQCMACGYESAKYVGKCPNCQAWGEMEEVSKFQDNAKTNTRVDFEGNTTKALPIKDVAFTKESRVQTELSELDRVLGGGIVSGSLVLIGGDPGIGKSTLLLQVSAQLHKLNHRVLYVSGEESASQIKMRAQRIGITDGEFYIYPETQMASIIKAIEQVKPKYVIIDSIQTMVHEGATSGIAGSVSQIRENTATLMHLAKANNIAIFIVGHVTKEGTIAGPRMLEHMVDTVLYFEGEKHQSFRLLRAVKNRFGSTNEIGVFEMHHDGLKEIINPSEFFLEERLKGANGSAVVVSVEGTRPLLVEVQCLLTPTAFGNAKRTSSGLEYNRVSLIMAVLEKRTGMLLQNQDAYFKVAGGVRLEEPAIDLAIAVSLASSYYEQETQLTDAFIGEIGLTGEIRRVTAIQERVNEASKLGFKRLFIPQNNIKGVKIPNGIHVIGVSTIKQALSEIFKR
- a CDS encoding dUTP diphosphatase, with translation MSRGFKIVSQYADKGINLPKRATHHAAGYDFEAAEDTVIPSVWKTLFKAVAIELKQFIQPSTTTPQQAQENEVNKVLKPVLVPTGIKAYMNDDEYLQLTNRSSNPLKHFLVLSNGVGIVDSDYYDNADNEGHIYFQMSNFGLRDKVIQKGDRIGQGIFLTFLKADDDSTSSQREGGFGSSGTQSLEQ
- a CDS encoding polysaccharide biosynthesis protein, which codes for MLKRKANKLSQIDNLSNNEKLINGFAWLSAGLLLSRLIGAVYIIFWSKWIGEHYELANSLYAIAYNPYVLFIDIATAGFPMAITKQVSQLNAQKEYKASMQLFKHSAIVMVAFGLIAASIFYLSAGFIANNSVQPTHNMMDNIRVLRTLTPTLVILPLISILRGFFQGNQQMTTPAVSQIIEQFVRVGYMLGMTYYVMKIKGGSFIEAVEQSTFAAFVGAAVTLIFLLIEFAKAYPYLMDRIRLGEKNIHINFKMSLMTVLKDSIPFVLMSMGASVLAIIDQFLYRPILHDFSDYDARKTAISYSWFSANTIKLTSIVGSLTMAMTTATIPNIATLYHKKSFKELAQSITKNLQFYLFIILPTAIGLNIVGNSMYRVFYSDANGAHVLKFVSLALITSGLFSIFVSMLQGMGKHHVALRAFSILIATKLLMDMIFIALFKEIGPGLADISAALLALFYLWTEMKHLTRFNARAVFHSLEKTILSTIFMSVFASLSYLILTRLLSEFGFLPNIIRVVVTAIVGAIAYAYASLKLGLLETHFPQYTPKIKRLFRMK